atctTAGTAATAACCCTAACTCCTACCACTTCTAAGAAATTTTAATCAGTAGATACAGTTTAAATCAGATTTTCATGACTTTCAAAAACAAGGGACATGTCACTTGCATTAATGTACAAGCACACACAGGATTACTCTGTGCAGTGATTGTAAAAATAGACAACTGGTGAACAGCAGTGATGGACCACAGAGAGGAACAGAGGACCAGGAAACCAGCAGAATAGGAGACATCCTTTCCCTGGCTATTTTTTGGTAATGTTCCTAAATACCATAACCATTTTCTTAGTCTGTTAGGGCTActgtaaacaaaaacaacagcaacaaaaggGCATACGCTGAGTGATTTATGAAcaacatgaatttatttctcataattctggatgctgggaagtccaagatcaagatgtcaACAGATTTGGTATCCCACTTTCTTCTGACACACAACACGTTCTCTCTGTCCTTACATGGGGGGAGAGGCGAAGGGCCAAAGGTTCCATCTCTTAACACTATCATTTCAACACATGGATTTTGAAAGGAATATTCAGGATACAGTAAATATGTATTATATCTTAGCGTATAAAAGGATATACATTATAGACAGAATGTAAAAGTAACTTGGTAGAACAGCATCTTTCATATAAACAAGCATGGGCCTAGAAAGATAAAGcaattttcccaaggtcacacaataaATTAGTGCAAGCTTTGGTATTAGAAGGAAGACTATCTAAGagagatgaaaataaatttactGTGTGCCTAACATTAAATTGTCTTAAtaactctgaaaaaaattttaaaaattaatgatgcTTAGAGACATCAAGCAACTTGTTTAAAATTGCACAGCTGTTGAGTAAAGCTAAGATTGTAACTTGATTCTACACTCCAATTCCCTAGCCTCTCTGCTTTTCCTGAATCTCTGTGGtgctctgcctctctccctgtCTTAGTCACCTGAATTCTACCAttctcattcttttgaattcatttttattattctgcaCCTTCCCAAAGTGCAAAACTATACTTCCATccaaacttcatttttttctaatagaacAGAATTTTTCTAAGACAGCCTCCTAAATCAAGCATTTTCACAGAATCTCACATATCATtacttcaaaataatatataatacatatatagaaaagtttttaaacaaaaaggtAACTCTACCTCTCTTTACATGGTACCGTTAGTgctttcatcctttttttttttgggggggggggcgggggcggtaTCAGAGTTCCAGCAGAAAATACATGATCCACGTAAAGTGATCAAGAAATATAATGAGGGAACTGTTTACCTGGAAATGGAAGCTGCGAGAAACCACAAAGGGATGGTTAAGCAACCCAGGCTAGCAATAACAAGCAGACATTAGGACCCCTTGGCATAAAAAAGCCAGGGAAGGAGCAATGACTGCAGCCCAATAGGAAATGTGGCATTCAGTTGCTGCCACTGTAGCCTAGCTACAGTCCTGGAATTGAGTATCACCATTATCACTCTCCTCCTGTTCTCTGATTTCTTTTGCCAAGGCTGTCATTCACCTAACTTAAAAAGAAACCAGTAGGAAAGGGAGGCCATTAGGGAATTCATTCCATGACTTGCACGGAGGTGCCAACAAGCAGAAAAACTGATCTACAAAAGTACACAGAAAATAGCCCACACGTCTCTGTTACAATCCACATCAGTAACTTTCAGTGGACATTTCTTCTGCTGACTGGCTGCTGTCTGGGGGTAACCTGATTACCAACTTGGAACATAACTGCTCTACAGTTCTAAAGTATTCTTCAGATCCTGAGCTGACCACCCTGAGAGACAGATTTCTTCGCTCTGGCTTTCAAAACACAATTTGAATTTCacaatgtgaaaaataatttctaaattctttcctcaaaaaaacttgACATTTTCTCTAAGTTATTCCATCTAGTGTCATTAACCAATCCCTGAAAGTTCAAGTCCCTGAAGTTCCACATCACCGTCCCAGGTAGTACCATACTTGCTGATCTCTGGGTCCTAACACACTTCCCTGCAATCTCCAAAATGCTTCAAAAAAGTCTGTGGTCATTTAGCCAAGACTCTCAACAAAATCCTATACCTCCTaccttcttgaaaaaaaaatgtgctttttaaaattagctcTTAAAAGTTGCATGAAATTTTTGTAGACAGAACCAGATTTTATCATCCTAGACTAGCTCATATCTGAAATAAAATCTCTcatggaaggaggaggaaagcagaTGACAATGGAGAGCCATGGGATTAGAATAAAGAGCCTGTGTTCTAGTCACTGCTCTGCTGAGATACTGACCTCAAGGTGGGATACCTAAGCCTGTATCTATTCTAAATCTGAGCATCCTATAGTTTaggaattttataaattaaagaacCCTTCAAATGGGAAAAATGAACCCATTTGAGAATGagttaaaatttctttcatggaaCCTGAATCATATATCAGAGCAAAAGTATTCTGACCCAAGCATTGCCTCTTTCTTaggaaaatgaatttttgttcAAAGTTTTCTTCAAAGCAACTTTGACATCCTTATTCCTCAAGCTATAGATTATTGGATTGAGCATGGGCACCACGATGGTGTAGAACAAGGAGGACACTTTCCCCTGATTCATAGGTAAAAGAGAAGAGGGCTTGAGATACATAAAAGCCCCTGATCCAAAAAACAAGGAAACTGCAATTATGTGGGAGCTGCAGGTGCTAAAGGCTTTGGATCTGCCCTCGGTGGAGCGAATGCGGAGGATGCTAGAAAGGATGAGGGCATAAGAGATGAAGATGGTGACTGTGGGCACACCAATGTCAATGCCCACAACAATAAAGACCACCAGCTGGTTCACACGGGTGCTGGTGCAAGAGCGCTCCAGGAGGGGAAGGATGTCGCACATGTAGTGGTTGACAAGATTGTTGGCACAGAAGTTCAGTCTCACCATGCATGCTGTATGGGCCATGGCCCCAGCAAACCCCATCACATAGACACCCAACAAAAGAAGGAGACACACCTGGGGGGACATGGTGACCATGTACACCAGGGGTTTACAGATGGCAACATAGCGGTCATACGCCATTGCTGACAGGATGAAGGATTCAGAgaccacaaagaaaagaaagaaaaagagctgagTCATGCACCCAGAATAGGAGATGACATTCTTCTTCGAGACAAAACTCATCAGCATTTTGGGGGTGATAACAGTGGAATAGCAGAAGTCTATGAGAGATAAGTtgaagaggaagaaatacatgggggTGTGCAGGTGAGAATTCAACCCAATCAGCGTGATCAAGCCCAGGTTCCCCACCACAGTGACCACGTAGAAACCtagaaacagaaggaagaggGGGATGTGAAGTCCTGGCTGGTCTGTTAAGCCTGCGAGGATGAACTCTGTCACAGAAGAGGAGTTctttggtaccattgcaattaaAGCATTCTGTGAAAACAAGGGGAAAAGTcag
This portion of the Ictidomys tridecemlineatus isolate mIctTri1 chromosome 4, mIctTri1.hap1, whole genome shotgun sequence genome encodes:
- the LOC101960923 gene encoding olfactory receptor 8B8, which translates into the protein MVPKNSSSVTEFILAGLTDQPGLHIPLFLLFLGFYVVTVVGNLGLITLIGLNSHLHTPMYFFLFNLSLIDFCYSTVITPKMLMSFVSKKNVISYSGCMTQLFFFLFFVVSESFILSAMAYDRYVAICKPLVYMVTMSPQVCLLLLLGVYVMGFAGAMAHTACMVRLNFCANNLVNHYMCDILPLLERSCTSTRVNQLVVFIVVGIDIGVPTVTIFISYALILSSILRIRSTEGRSKAFSTCSSHIIAVSLFFGSGAFMYLKPSSLLPMNQGKVSSLFYTIVVPMLNPIIYSLRNKDVKVALKKTLNKNSFS